The sequence ATTTCGCAGCTACATTATTGCCTTTAAATTGCAACACTTGTATATTATTATGTCCTTAGTATAACGAAATTTTCATAAATAAGCGACCAAAAGCTCGCAACGcaataattacaaaaatataaaatattaataataattatccaaaaatatatcaataattacaaaaataacttaattattatttatcatGAAGCTCATCAAAGAATACAAAAAGAGTGCATGATTATCACTTTTTTTTCTTAACTGAATTGTAAGCGTCAACTACTTCTCCTTGGTGATTCAAATTCTTCTTGCGTCACTTCTCTTTCCTTCTTTTGCAAACCTCGTACTAATCCAGAGCCTTTTCAAGTTTAGAACAGGTTATCAGATAAAATTCTGATAGTACTGCACATACAGACATAAACAGATTAGCAAGAGCAATTTCAAACATAAGACGCCCTACCTAACGTATGAGGTACATTATACATACAATTGGATTTTCTgttcttttctgtttcttttctgTTTCCATTACCACTTCCTAGCtaaattttcttaaaaataaagtttCCGGGTGTCTGTTTCAGTTTCAGTTTCTGTTGAAAATAGACGATACTAGTGCATTTGACAAAAAAGGATCTAACCCAATTTCTTCTTTCTAACAGACACAAAACAGCCATAGAAATGATCAAGGGAAGAATAACGTATGAATAACCAAATTCTCATTATGAAACTACCTATCTCAAGTATCACAAGAATAAATTTCATATCTACAAATTAGATGGCAATAGAGACAAATAAGCCTTACAATGTAAAGAGAGGGGAGAGAGCGCAAAGGTTTCTAAATCAGCACGTATCGATTGCATAAGATACTCCTTCGAAATAGGCGAGAAAAGAACTCATATTCCTTTATGTACTGCAGATTCTCTATAATTTCATTCTCACCTAATCCCAGAATCATTTACAGTAGGTACTTTAGCAACGTAACCAGACAAGTCCATATCGATAAGCGACATATAGTATGGAACATGTACAAATTCTGAAGCATCCGCAAGCAACGAAGACTTCATTGCATCCGGAACAGAACCAGACGCTTGATTGATATGTTTGGGTGTGCTTGCACTCAAAGTAGACTGACTGGAAAGTTGAATTTCAACCAACTTGTTGTCAAACATAAGCTTGTTTCTCCTAATAGCATCCATCTCATGACCAGTTGGTATGAAGGTGCGTGAATGATAGTTCTGTGTTTCCCCATCTTCATCGCTATGGTTGTAGAGCACATAATTATGATAAGTCTGTGCAAACTGCAAAATCGACATATAAGTTGTTGGCATCAGTAACCATACAAACAAAGAAGCAATATTGTGACTACCAAATGCACCAACATACTCTTTGTAAAGAAATGCTAAGAAATGACCACCAAACTATAAGCATCTCGACACACATGATATTGTTTTGAAACTGAGCAACTTCGTCAACCTTCTTTATGAATCCAGATTTCGCAGCAAGAAAAACCAAAACTCCCTAGAAAATGTAACAATTAGAAGTTACACAATAGAAAGGCCACATGCTAAGGTCTTTTCCACTGCACTTTTTGAAACTGAGCAGCTTTGTCAACGTTCTTTATGAATCCAGATTTCACAGCAAGAAAAACCAAAGCTCCCTAGAAAATTTAGCTAGGAATAGAGAGAACAAGAATCAAGCAAATTCTAAAGGCCAAAACACATGATTTAATGGTTACCAGAAGCAGAAAACCAACAGAATTTCAAACTTCTTGTAGTATGATTTGTCTTACACTGCCATCAAAACCATTCTCTTCCAATTAGCAAGAAAAAATACTAAGTTTGAACCAAAGTAACAAGATTCTAAAATGTTTTACACAGATGTTTTGTTCAATAGATTGATGATGTAAAGAAAAGATGTGGTAATTAAAAACCAAAATCTAAGAAATCGTATTCACCCTTTCTGAGTAATCAAACAAAAGGATAAACCAAATGATACCTATAACTAAAACGGGAAAACTGGTTTTGATAAAACATGGGCATGAAACTAGAGGAAAAAGAGGAGACAACTTTTTCAGTACTAATCACCTAAAACAAGTAACCTATGCTCTCTATCCTACAATACATGTATCAACATCAAAGCCCCTAAATTCCTACTGTACAACATTATTAGTTAATCATAAAGTACACCCACTAATTAGCTGTCAAATTGAACTAATATCTAAAGTATCAAATGTAAAATTGGGGAAAACACATACATGATCTGAGAATCAATCTAGAGAATGTTGTACTGATGATAATTATCAGATGGATTGAACCAGAGACTGTATCTTTCTTCTCTGCCAATGCTGGTGCTTCCATTACCATAAACATTAGTCTAAATCCTCCAATATTGCCTCTTATATTACCCCAAGAACTCAAAATCGATTTCATTTTGATTTTTCTCAAATATGTCACCATTTGACATCTGTTAATAATACAAAAATTGCAACTTCATCAGTCCAATTAATTACTTATGCTATGGAATCCTAATAAATAAACTGAATCGTATTACTCACATAAAAAGCAACCACAACTCCGGCAATATAATAAGAAGGCAACTTGATAGAAGCACTGATCATATAAGTATAAATTGTAAGAAACGAATCCGGACCCTGTTCATAATCCCAAAAACACTTTAAATCAAAAAGCTCAAAATCATTCAATTTGAAAAGATGATTTCAAACAGGGCACCTGTTCTTTCATCAAGTGATATATGCACTGTTTCAGGATCAAAAACACTTTGAATCAAAAACCTCAAATTCAACCACAGACCAAAAAGCACTAACATGAAGAAATACAACTGATATTGCTAATAATAGAGAAAACCAAAGGAATCATTCAGTGTTATTAATGGAGAAATTTAGTATATATGCACTAATTTCAGCATCTGCTACTCATCAATTTTGACAAACACACAACAAGCATCACATTACTAGTAATGCTAAAAATATGTCATACAGTTGACGAAACCAAAAGGAAAATTGATAGGAAACACAATGATAAAccattcttcaccaaaggaattATGAGCCTAACATATCCAAACTGAATTCCTAATTCTCAAATATCCAAATTTGTCCTACAGAACAAACCCAATTAAGATTCCACTATCTCATAAACTATAAACCCAATACCGATATCATGTGGCGATGATTTCTAAGCAGATTAATTAAATTGGAAGATGAATCTAACTTACGAATTGAGATGTCGAACTGTATGAAACAGAGGTTCCGGAGCTATGCGGCTTTCCGATTTAGGTGATTTGATTCTGAAACACCTAGATTTTTACCAATTTCTGAAAGATCCATCCAAATTGCTTAATGGGCTTATGGTTTGATGTTTGTAATAATGAGAATtagagaaagggaaagagaagCCAGAGACAGATTGGTGAAGGAAAGAGGATTAGAGAAACGGCCGGAGCTGTGGAGGAGACAGGCAGAAGGTGAAGGAAGGATTTGGGGCTCGAAATCACGGCAAGGATGTGAATAGCTAGTGCTTAAAAAGGGCCAAAACTTGGGCccgtttggaaaaaaaattgggtAAGTTACACATTCATCATTATTAGTTGAAATATTTATAACTATCTCATGTTTATAAAGAATTTTTTAAAATGTCAAGTAGTTGAATAATAAAAGTGGTTTTAgcattctttaaaaaaaaaaaaaaaagaagtggTTTTAgcatgtatttttttaaaaaaagagtGGCTTTACACGGTGAAACTcatagtttttttagttttttcaaactaaaaaaaaaaaccgtaTATTTTACAAAAGTATAATAAAAATTTCTAATCtgattttatatgtaattttctcaaaaaaatattGTGCTTTGTAAAATTTTATGCAGCGAAAATATTgtgtatgaaaataaaatattttctatgTTTGAaaacaacactggaaaatattttccaaccactaaaaatgtgaaaaaacacacaaaaaaaagtgaaaacttattaaaaacacaaaaagtgtaaaaatgcgaaaatcacgaaaagtaaaagaaaatattaaaaacatgaaaaaagtggaaaaacacgaaaatgtgaaaaagataatgttaaaaacacgaaaaacgtttatttcacattttcacattttctatatttttttttgtacattttCTCGTGTTGTtaacgttattgtgtttttttgcattttttcgtgttttcacgtttagttttttggttttttcctttttcacattttcttttttttcacgttttttatttttcgtattttgttactttttcattttttcatgttttcgtattttttacgttttcgtgttttgtttgcattttttgtcttttcatgtttatcgcgtttttcactcattgtcacgtttttgtgttttaacatttttcgtattttttcacgtttttgtattttttttatttttcacgtttttgtatgaTTCATATTTTCTCACTTTTCAtgttgttcatgttttgtgctttttcaagtgtttgctttttttttttgcgtttttgtgtttttcacgtttgttcacattttcatgtttttttcgggttttttttatattctcgtgttttgtaacattttcacgttattcatgttttttcgtgtttcatatttttatatttttacattttttaacgttttcacCATTTTTCTCTAAACGCGTATGTTCtggggaaaatgttttaaccttttgaaaatggtaaaacattttcccttatttcttcattttttttcaattgacttaccacttattttcctttgacttatttttctgcccaaacaaacactggaaaattagaaaaatattttcctgcagaatattttTCCCCAAACAAACAACGTCTAAGAATTTGCTTTTGTTCATACCACTGTATATTGGTCTGATAATTTTGCATGCTATCTAGTTTTATATATAAAACCTATATTTGTACtttattaatttcaatttttttagtcCTCTTATGTGTCATGAATTCTAAATTTGttacttttatttaaaaaaaaatcatataacaAGGTATAAAGGTAAAATAAGTATAAAATCTTAATAATTAAGAAAGCTGATCAAATAAAATcttatatacagtaaaacctctatataggaatacgtttgggatcggacaatttgtataacaattgggaggttattcttatatagagtttggtacccaaaaaaaaatcaacacttaaagtttataaatttaatgtttagcatatcaagtctacgagttttatttccaatacctaaagaattggaagagttttgagtttagtttccaatacataaagaaaagagttttatgggaaaatagtaagaatttatagttaaagttggaatttgtgtgccaactcatatttaatctcaataatttttaaattttttaataaattttgtttaaatccttaatacatatatacattatttacataattattcctatatagaggtatagtttctaaaggtgggacttggattatgtataacaattaacatttgggaagttattcttatttataaccggcccaagttgggaccgaaattttttataacaaattggaggttattcttatatagagtattcctatatagaggttttactgtatatgaaTTTATTATTACTATACCTTTACTTGCATAAAAAAATTTTGGTATAGACATTGAAAATTAACTAAGattctttataaaaaaaaaaatcggattTGAAGATACTAATAGGAATTTGAACAGACAAAATTTTGAATAGGCaataatattaaagagataATTACTCAAGTTTAGTAACTTGAGCTAACATTAATTAGTACTCCCTCCGTTCTTTATTAGAAGACGTTTTAGAGTGGATTTGCAATTCTTTTATATATGACGTTCTTAACTATTTTTTAGTCTTTTGTCCAAATATGGTTCTAAATTTAAGTCCGGTATATGCAGTTCATCTTCATCTTTGTTAGGCTCACTGTTTAAatcgaataaaaaaaattagcagAAACCATTGTTGAAGAATACCTATGTTATTCCTTTGCCTTCCTTCCACATTTATAAACTGCTCTAAGTTCATATTCAAAATTTTGAATGAAATATTTAGGGGGGAGAAATTGTAAAgcataacaaaaaaattaacttaaaaCTAATGGCGCCATAAgattttttaagaattagacCAATGATCGATAATACTCTAGTTATTTTAAACGTTTAGAGTAATTACAAtcggagagagagaaagaaaacagCATAGGAATTTGAGTTATAAAAGAAGTTAAATAAGGGTTAATTTGACATTTAAAAGCATGATGAGTTGTGCCTTGTTTTCCGTGGATAAGACTAAAATGTCTTCTAATAAAGAAGTgggctgctatataccgcaaagGTTATACTTTCTACCGCActtttttgacaattttgccctcctcataatttaaactccaaactctcaaatcctctctaactttttggattttcaaaaaacccgacctaaaacgacatgccgccaaaggcaggagcgggtaaaggcttcatgaatgctccggtaaggtttttttttaaattactcCGAAATCACAGGTTCCGCCTCCGAATTGGAGGCGGAACCCGTATGAATGTAGCCTAAATGGACGGACCGTGCCgtttccaccacgggtggaacGGACGAACTGCCCGTTCCACCCGTGCTGGAAACGGCGCTCTTGTTCCACTGTATGGTGGAACGATAGGCGcacaccgtacggtggaacgaacgtACCAGGTCGGCCCTATGGCCGACACGAGCGCCGCAACCGTCCGACTGTTGGACAATGAGTCcggaattttgttttttttaaataacttcGTTCGACCCGGCCTATGGCAATgccaaattattaaaaaaaccgaaaaatgagaaattgagtatatttaaataaaaatgcgTTATTTGCTTATATATGTAAAATGTTTTTGGTTTTACAGGCTGATATTGTTGAGGCCCGTTCTGGACAGAGACATACAAGGTCACGTGTTGTGAGTGCCTCTGCCCGGAGGGAATGGGCGGAGCAACGGACAGAGTAGATATTGATGGGGGATGCCTAGAGGGCACAGCCTGAGGAGATGGCGGATGCTGTGGAGATGGAAGGAGATGACTCTATGCCTCCTCAGAGTTCATCCTCTATGCGAGTACCTACTAAGACCATACCGAGGGGGTCGTGATAGACATTTTGCTTCTACAGTAGGATCGTCTTCGGgtgagaaatttaaatttaattattattatgtgatttattcgtgattattataaaatatacgaatataataaatgaatttactgtaatttcaggtagcagcaagcgctCGAGGAGTGATGGAGAGGATGACTGGATCGTGAAGACCCCGGTTCCTGGGGGTCCATCTGATGGTCTTGTGATCCCGAGCTTCTTGGGACATATTTCCAATGCTATCTGGAGCGGGCAGGATAGGGGCCTCCTCAGGTGTCAGACACGATCAGTATATTATGGGAAGCTGTGTGTATGGTACGGTGGTGCTTCTCAGCAGATCCAGAAGCGTATAGAGTCAACTGGATTGTCCCATTTACCTAATATCATGTATGGCCACATCGATGTGCCCCTGATTGCGGCTTTTGTGGAGCGGTGGtagccagacacgtcatcatttcatATGATGTTTGGTGAGATGAGCATTATGTTGCATGATGTGTGGTAGATTTTGCGCATCCCCATCGATGGGGCtatggtgactgctgatgcgagTGTTGAGGAGCTTCAGTCTTGTGTGATGGAGCTGTTTGGTATGACTCGGGCGGAGTTGCAGAAGGGTCACTACAGTAATGGTGGTATACAAGCGGCTTCTGTCCTGGATTATTGTCAAGGAGATCGGATTCCTGATGCACAGGCTACTGCTTAGACGTTTCTGATGCTCGGTTGCACATTGTTCGTGGATAAGAGTGGGGACCGCATTCGACCTTCTTGTCTGTTGGAGGTACAGGACTCTGTATCTGGAGCCATTGGACTCTCGTGGGGctcagctgcactagcatatctataccgtcatctaGGTATTGCTAGTAGAGGAGACTGCGGGCAGATCACGAGTTGTCTGACACTGCTTCAGGCATGGATTTATGAGTACTTCCCGTGATTCAGGCCTCAGCGGGAGGGAGTCACATTGGATCCAGCGACACCGAGGGCTTGCATGTGGCCATCTATACCGTTGGAGAAGAGTGGGGATCGACTGAGATCATATCGCGTCCGGCTTGATAGATTGACTGCTGATGAGGtacaatttaaatttaattaaataaaccaAATTCATTTACTTGTATTATTTGTATGTTAATGTTGTTGTATACATCTGTAGGTGATGTGGATACCGTATGGTCCTGATGTCATTACGCATACCCGTAGGAAGATATACGCCGGATAGATACGTTACAgggatgtgatcgagccgtacatACCGGGGAGATGCCTTCGCTAGCTAGGTTACGTGCAGACCATACCCCGACCGATCTTGAGGCCGTTGAAGTCCGTACGTCCTTGGTCCAGCTTGAAGTATCGGGTAGAAGTGCCCGCTGACATGGCGGAGGATTTTTGGACCTCGTTTCCTGAGGCGGGCATGCTTATATTGTCTCGGTTCACTCTTGCACGGACTCCTTCGGACTGTGAGGAGCAGTACATGCCGTGGTACTACCTGCATTCACACCCTCAGCTACTATCGGATATGCCTGCACCCGGACCGGTTATTCATAATCGCTCGAATAGCGAAGTGgtaagtaatttaatttttaatcaatttatttacaattatcaaattatattaaaataaatgatatttattcattttgggttttttttttttgctagtgGGTTAGCCGTTGGGCTAACTGGGGAGAAGGTGCATTAGCCGCGATGAACCTTCTTGATGAGGATGTTGCGGCTGAGTGGCAACAGTCGTACGACCAGATTTTGGATGCTTGGAATTCGGCCAAGTGATTTGTGGTTGtatttttagtactttttattaTAAGTATATTGTCGTTGGCATTtagataatatttttaatatgtaCTTTATATTTTAGTACTTTAATGTTATAAGTACGTTGTTTATTACCATTTGTTATCCAGAGTCAATCAAAATCAACCTGTAACGCATATAAACCTAATAGAATCAATACAGACCTAATACAGACACAACCTGTAACTCGACTGAACAAAACTGAATCAAAACAGCAACGGTTTGTTATCTAGAATCAATCAAAATCAACCTGTAACGCATATAAACCTAACTGAATCAATACAGAATCAATACAGACCTAATACATACACAACCTGTAACTTGACTGAACAAAACTGAATCAAAACAGCaactgtttgttatccagaatcaatcagaatcaacctatAACGCATATAAACCTAACTGAATCAATAAAGAATCAATACAGACCTAATACAGACACAACCTGTAACTCGACTGAACAAAACTGAATCAAAACAGCaactgtttgttatccagaatcaatcagaatcaacctatAACGCATATAAACCCTGAATCAATACAGAATCAATATAGACCTAATACAGACACAACCTGTAACTCGACTGAACAAAACTGAATCAAAACAGCaactgtttgttatccagaatcaatCAGAACCAACCTGTAACGCATATAAACCTAACTGGATCTAAGTTGAACCAGTCTTGTCCATTGTGTTGTCCTAGCTGCATAAATGCGATCCCACCCTTCAACGCTACGTTCATGGTGTTGTTTCCACCATTCTAGTACATGGGGGACTGgaaaattaggagataaatttaaacgAATATAGTGGCGACAGTGCGTACCCAAATGAGCTATGAAGATCTCTCGTTCTGGTCTTGTAGCAGTGGAAGGGGCATACACTGGTAAAACAGTACCACAAAAACTAGAGTTATTTCCACCCAGGTAACCGAAAAACATTACAGCAGCATTGTACAATGTAGCAATCAGAAACAAGTCATTATAAGCGAGCATCCAATGCTCCTGCGAACAAGCTCCACCGTCCCAACTGATTCTATTAATTGCTGCATCAACACCGTCAATTAACACAGATTCATACCAAAAACAgttagcaattacttcattcCTAAGGTGATGCCTAACTGATTGCCACTTCTCTTCGGTGCCAAAAATGTAGGAAGAAACAACACGGAAGCCACAATTTCCACCACCGACTACGTCGCAATATGTTTCAACATAGGGCTTAATGATCCCAATTATTTTGTCAGAATGAACGAAatcattaactttatatgtatttccatctgcattgagtgaaataagaTATTGTAAACCGCACATAACTTATGTTAAGTGTAAATGAATTAGATATTGCAAAACTGTATTACCTGAGGATGCAAAATTAtggacagatgatgaagagctttTCCTACCACTTCTACCATGGCTCATAAACGAACTACTAGAACGAGCACGTCCACGCCGAGTTTTGTTGTACTCCCAGGCACTAGGCATACGTTTTGTAGATTTACCCGCCTTCGGTCATCCTCGAACGTTAATTTTCACATCAGGTTCGGTGTAATGTGCTTGATCAAggtgtagttgatcatgtaTAAGTATTGAAATGTTTCGCAATAAGGCTGGGTCACCTTTAGAGACCTGGTCGACTAAGGATTTAAAATATCTCTGATCCTCTGTCTGATCATGACACCCTTCAGTTTCATGAGTCTGAccataattaatcaaaagtgtTCTCCAGAACACATGAACCCTCTCAACACTGATCATATCGCCAGAATCATAAGCTTGTTTGATCTcgcatgcacatggtatctgatgagaggttctcaatacacaTCCACAACGCGCATTCACTTCATGGCTCAAACTTCTCATGCGAGctaactcaacattgatcagTTGCATGCAGTAGTGTGAGACTTTGCATACCAGGTAGTTAAAGGGGAATCCGGAGTAAAAGACTCCTTTACGAAGCCTAgactgctcaagcatgtacctaATAAGAACATAAACATACTATCAGTTGACTGAGATTTACAAATACATGATAAGAATACAAACATCTTCCAATAGAACCTATTGAAAATACCTGATATTAGTTGTTTAGGCTTCTATCTGCTTatgaaccttctgccataccgtaTCCAGCGATCCTGTGGctgtattgagccattgctttagactcgcatgttcgctctccacacGAGAAGtggttgtgttgccaaaatgtaagaaatttttcatccatgcaacaacaaacttctccttatgcaccaaccacgtctcctcaacgTACGAGATAAGAGTTTGGTACCTGCTCATCGAATCCTGCATCTTGCCCAGATTTTCCTCGTACTCCGCAATGGATAAAGATTCAATTAATGTTCTCCAttttccattcttgaatttaccgGCAATTGATTTGTCTCCCATAATTTTGTACGCCCGATCTTCTACATCCTTGTTTATATGCCAGATGCATAGCAAATGTGCTGTGTGTGGGAAAACCTCCAGAATCGGTTTCAACAACCCCAACTCCCTATCACTGACGATAACAGTCGGGTTGAga comes from Euphorbia lathyris chromosome 8, ddEupLath1.1, whole genome shotgun sequence and encodes:
- the LOC136202960 gene encoding uncharacterized protein isoform X2, translated to MPSAWEYNKTRRGRARSSSSFMSHGRSGRKSSSSSVHNFASSDGNTYKVNDFVHSDKIIGIIKPYVETYCDVVGGGNCGFRVVSSYIFGTEEKWQSVRHHLRNEVIANCFWYESVLIDGVDAAINRISWDGGACSQEHWMLAYNDLFLIATLYNAAVMFFGYLGGNNSSFCGTVLPVYAPSTATRPEREIFIAHLGTHCRHYIRLNLSPNFPVPHVLEWWKQHHERSVEGWDRIYAARTTQWTRLVQLRSS